The following nucleotide sequence is from Bactrocera oleae isolate idBacOlea1 chromosome 2, idBacOlea1, whole genome shotgun sequence.
TCTCTACAGaattaataacatgaaaatgttCTTTCTGTGCATGTAAGAATATTCTCTAAACATTACCGTACACGGCGTCTTAGTCACTTCGTCCATCAAAAGCAAATCAGCCGTGGTGATGTCGTCAAAGGATACTTCATGCGGTTTCTTTGGATCACAATGGCCATCGATTATGTCATCATCCATTACAAGAAAACTATTTCACGTATTTACTCATTATAATAATAATCTTAGTAATTAAATtggaaaactagaaaaaaattaaaatgttaaatattttgacagggaacaaaaatttcaattatttgaaattcaatttttatgtcTTTCCAAATTGTGAACGTAAAGTAGTTTagttctaatttttattaattcgttttgtttttaatggaaAGGAGTCCAAACGTAATATAGGTTAATAGCAGCAGTTCTAATTATTCTAAAAAAAGTTTGGATAcgaaatgtaattttttgtcTAAAATGAATTCGCAATCTTTAAATATAGGAAAATAGAATAccatagttttattaaaaattagtagACTTATTTCAGCTTAAGTAGTCTTAAGCTACATTAATACTTTGCTGAAGATATAAGATGTCTCGACTTCATTTCATTTTAGGGTTATATTTGAGAAAGATAATTTCTTTGTCTGTTGGTCCTCTCAATCGAAAAAAATCTTAGTAGCAACTCTTCTATCCATTTTAATAGATCATTTATGATCTGAGCTATGTTACCGTCATAATAGTTGATCATTAGATTATCTCAAAtgttcttaaataaatattaatagtaTTGTAATTGTCCTTGCTTTTGACAGTTATTCTTTGACCGTAACCAAGaataattccatctgattaccCGGACTGCCCGGCTTTGACTATATTAACTGCAagcgcaaaccgaatcgatacaaatttttttcctagattgatgcaacaattttttatgttcgtgtgaagtttgatctccatatgccaattagtgtgtgtttggcagctgattgtttacgacgcgaaaagtttgtttagcgatttttactatggaaaaatatttagtaacgagtttgcttgaaattttgtgtttccaatgctTCGTGCGAGTCGTCTATCCCCCTCTGTTAacgacgataacatcgaaaaagttaaagggAAAGTGATTGAAAATCgttgtgttggcatcagagagatagcagaggatctcaacatctcttatggatcgccTCAATATGACCCCCAGTTAATATTTCGAAGTACGGCTTAAAATATCTtccaatacatatataatacgtaCGAAAGGTTAAATCTGATATTTGATATACATACGTCTATATATATcataaacatacatttatataactgTTATGTACTATTTATTGTATTAccattttaaatcaaataagaatcgttctgaaatttcaaaaattacctACTCGTAGTTctttttacttacatatgtgcTCTATATGcacctttttaaataaaaatatatatatatatgtatattttataatatgtatatttaaagagCTTATTTTGacgatatttttatacataacatattaacaataataattaatcaatttatttggtcgtaaattaaattattattataaaaattagaacTTTCGTATTTccctcatacatatttataaatagtaaacaaagtatttaagtaagtgtatatttaaattaaactcATTAGGAAGCTACGTTGTTAAGTATGGCCATGGGTTCCTCACTGAACTCGACATTTGTGTAATGCTTCTTCAATTCATTTTTCAATTCCATGCTATGAGACCAGTCACGAGTCTCACAGACAACTTTAACCTATTGAGCGAGTAGAAGGTGATTAGTAAAACGTTCTAAGTAGGTGTGCATAGTATAGAGTACAAGGTTTTCAATAAAACTCACCGACACTGTGTATATATCTCTGAGCCAAGCGCGCTCGTGCATTATATCCTTGATGGAGACACCTAAATCGGAAAGAAGTTTGCAGAGTTCATGTATACCACCAGGCCGATCACTAACTTCAGCTTGAAACTTCACTAGACGACCTTCGGCGGCTAGACCACGCTCCAAACAGCGTCCGAATACAGTGGTATCTATATTGCCACCACACAGGAGAATTACAACTCTGCAGAAATGTCAGTGTATTATTCTCCAAACTCCTTTCATTAAACCACATGTACTCATAACTAACTCACTTTTTGCCCTTCAATTCATTTAACTGTCCAGCCAGTATAGCAGCCAAGCCCGATGCGCCAGCGCCTTCCACCACACATTTCTCCTCCTCCACCAAACGTAAGATGGCCAATGCAATCCATTCCTCCTTCACCACTACCATCTTATCGATGAGCGGAAGTGCAGTTATATAAGCGTTATAACCAACTTTGGGCACTGCCAAGCCATCAGCAAGCGTATTGTTGATTGCTGTATGTATGGGTCCATTATTTTCCATGGCTTGCGAAAAGCTGGCACACTTCTCAGACTCAACGCCCTggcacattaaaaaattaaatttataaatatatctattcTTTCCGAATACATCCTCACTACTTACAATAACTGTGGTGTTCGGCGATAAGGCCTTAATCGCTGTTGCAATGCCGGCAATAAGTCCACCACCACCAACAGGTATAATCACAGCATCTGGATTGGGCACCTGTTCCAATATCTCTAAACCGATTGTGCCCTGACCAGCCATAATTTGTGGATGATCGTAACCATTGATGTAGAGCAGTTCCTTATCTTGTGCCATTTTCATGGCTATGACCTTGGCTTCGCCCATATCTTTGCCGTCCACAATTACGTTCGCCTTATAATTGCGACATTTCTGTATCTTCATTATGGGCGCAGCTTTGGGCATTACAACTGTGACGGGTATGTTTAGTTTCCAGCCATGATAACTAAGGGCCTGCAAGCAGGAATTGGGATTTTTTAACGGTATTTTTCTAATTATATTATAACGTTTTGGATATAATTAAGGGGAACCAACCTGCGCATGATTTCCCAGCGAGGCGGAAATGACACCAGCCTTCTTTTGTTGTTCGGAGAGGCAGAGAAGAGCATACCGAGCACCACGTTCTTTGAAACTGAATGAGattgaaagcaataaaatataatatatatcacagGGTTAAGGTTTTCAcaaataagatattttatatacacaattttaaatatttgtccttaaaatacttttgattgATTGTCttttgaatattataaaaaatgccACGACAATATACCTAAACCTTTCAAAGAGATACCAAAAATATGGTTGCGGTAATTGATATATATTTCTCGAAAATCTCCgaattaacaaaaatcaattAACACTGCCTTTATTTATTAGTTCTGTCTGATATGATTCTCGTTCACGCTGTGCCATTTCCGTGTCTTACTTTTATACTCGActcattaaatttcaaataaataaatctttaaCGTGTAGACTGGGTTTAGATTTCATCGTATTAGCATCACTGGATTATATAAAAGACAGTGCTAAAGAAGCTATGGATTTGGAGACCACGTCCAACCGTTAAAAGATAATTAAAGAAGCCTTCACTGCAATCTTATTTAAAATGTCAATTAAAGACCGCGACTGGAGTCACGAATAAATTCTTTGAAATAGTGACTACTCAGAGTGGTGACAATTCTACGGCAAGTAATGTTAAACTATGTAatcataatttaaatattcgGAGGTTTCTTAAACTTGCAGAACGATACATTTGCGGAATAACTACAAGatgatatatttacataatctGTTTGAAAACCTCTAAACTTTCATTAGGTGAACTGAATTTATTTCACTAAATTTtggttttctaaataaaaaatccgAACCGATATTGATTGCAGTAAAAGTGaaacaactaaataaataaatatgcgtcAAATAATAAgaacatatatgaatatttatgtgtttacAAGACCGAGACAAGTACAAAATTGTACTTTGGACTTGCCAatcataaatgtaaataattagtGGAAGACTGTACGGTGCCGGCAATGCATAAATTTTGATAGCGTTAATTAATTTGGAATACACAATATAAAGataagcaacatttttttttaaatgcacgcTTAATTCTTTATAGATTTTTAAACTTATCatacattaattaattatgtgtttatgttttattttgactatttttaaTTAGTTACTACAAATGAATTTAATTAGATTTTACCTGCCAGTTACTTGCAGAAAGtccttttttaaatacaaatccATGCCATAAGAGTCTGA
It contains:
- the LOC106620947 gene encoding L-threonine ammonia-lyase, giving the protein MPSGEKNGETLVKTTATVPKLLGNEASVQVNVKVDNSNKNIKAKYVIKSSGTVLLPNHDIPVPTKFNSTENVLDPFCDPEKPQKISFHDVTSAAFLIKDGVAKTPCPRSTSSDSYGMDLYLKKDFLQVTGSFKERGARYALLCLSEQQKKAGVISASLGNHAQALSYHGWKLNIPVTVVMPKAAPIMKIQKCRNYKANVIVDGKDMGEAKVIAMKMAQDKELLYINGYDHPQIMAGQGTIGLEILEQVPNPDAVIIPVGGGGLIAGIATAIKALSPNTTVIGVESEKCASFSQAMENNGPIHTAINNTLADGLAVPKVGYNAYITALPLIDKMVVVKEEWIALAILRLVEEEKCVVEGAGASGLAAILAGQLNELKGKKVVILLCGGNIDTTVFGRCLERGLAAEGRLVKFQAEVSDRPGGIHELCKLLSDLGVSIKDIMHERAWLRDIYTVSVKVVCETRDWSHSMELKNELKKHYTNVEFSEEPMAILNNVAS